One Phyllostomus discolor isolate MPI-MPIP mPhyDis1 chromosome 10, mPhyDis1.pri.v3, whole genome shotgun sequence genomic window carries:
- the KCNH2 gene encoding LOW QUALITY PROTEIN: potassium voltage-gated channel subfamily H member 2 (The sequence of the model RefSeq protein was modified relative to this genomic sequence to represent the inferred CDS: inserted 2 bases in 2 codons; deleted 2 bases in 1 codon), producing MPVRRGHVAPQNTFLDTIIRKFEGQSRKFIIANARVENCAVIYCNDGFCELCGYSRAEVMQRPCTCDFLHGPRTQRRAAAQIAQALLGAEERKVEIAFYRKDGSCFLCLVDVVPVKNEDGAVIMFILNFEVVMEKDLGGSPARDTNHRGPPTSWLAPGRAKTFRLKLPAMLALTARESSVRPGGRAARATGGAGAPGAVVVDVDLTPAAPSSESLALDEVAAMDNHVAGLGPAEERRALVGPSSPPACAQGPQPSPQAPSLNPDASGSSCSLARTRSRESCASVRRASSADDIEAMRAGALPAPPRHASTGAMHPLRSGLLNSTSDSDLVRYRTISKIPQITLNFVDLKGDPFLASPTSDREIIAPKIKERTHNVTEKVTQVLSLGADVLPEYKLQAPRIHRWTILHYSPFKAVWDWLILLLVIYTAVFTPYSAAFLLKETEEGPAAPGCGYACQPLAVVDLIVDIMFIVDILINFRTTYVNANEEVVSHPGRIAVHYFKGWFLIDMVAAIPFDLLIFGSGSEELIGLLKTARLLRLVRVARKLDRYSEYGAAVLFLLMCTFALIAHWLACIWYAIGNMEQPHMNSRIGWLHNLGDQIGKPYNSSGLGGPSIKDKYVTALYFTFSSLTSVGFGNVSPNTNSEKIFSICVMLIGSLMYASIFGNVSAIIQRLYSGTARYHTQMLRVREFIRFHQIPNPLRQRLEEYFQHAWSYTNGIDMNAVLKGFPECLQADICLHLNRSLLQHCKPFRGATKGCLRALAMKFKTTHAPPGDTLVHAGDLLTALYFISRGSIEILRGDIVVAILGKNDIFGEPLNLYARPGKSNGDVRALTYCDLHKIHRDDLLEVLDMYPEFSDHFWSSLEITFNLRDTNMIPGSPGSAELEGGFSRQRRRKLSFRRRTDKDPEQPGEVSALGSGRXGAGPSGQGRPGGPWGETPSSGPSSPDSSDDEGPGRGSSPLRLVPFSSPRPPGEPPGGEPLTEDCEKSSDTCNPLSGAFSGVSNIFSFWGDSRGRQYQELPRCPAPTPSLLNIPLSSPGRRSRGDVESRLDALQRQLNRLETRLSADMATILQLLQRQMTLVPPAYSAVTTPGPGPTSTCPLLPVSPIPXLTLDSLSQVSQFMVCEELPPGAPEPPQDGPPRRLSLPGQLGTLTSQPLHRHGSDPGS from the exons GGAGCTGCTTCCTGTGCCTGGTGGACGTGGTGCCCGTGAAGAACGAGGATGGGGCCGTCATCATGTTCATCCTCAACTTCGAGGTGGTGATGGAGAAGGACCTGGGGGGGTCCCCGGCCCGCGACACCAACCACCGCGGGCCCCCCACCAGCTGGCTGGCTCCAG GTCGCGCCAAGACCTTCCGCCTGAAGCTGCCTGCGATGCTGGCTTTGACGGCCCGGGAGTCGTCCGTGCGACCCGGCGGGCGGGCAGCGCGGGCG ACGGGAGGCGCTGGTGCCCCGGGTGCCGTGGTGGTGGACGTGGACCTGACCCCCGCGGCTCCCAGTAGCGAGTCGCTGGCCCTGGACGAGGTGGCCGCCATGGACAACCACGTGGCGGGGCTCGGGCCCGCGGAGGAGCGCCGCGCGTTGGTGGGCCCCAGCTCCCCGCCCGCCTGCGCGCAGGGTCCGCAACCATCGCCCCAGGCGCCCAGTCTGAACCCTGACGCCTCCGGCTCCAGCTGCAGCCTGGCCCGGACTCGCTCCAGAGAGAGCTGCGCCAGCGTGCGCCGCGCTTCGTCCGCGGACGACATCGAGGCCATGCGCGCAGGCGCACTGCCGGCGCCACCACGCCACGCCAGCACCG gggccaTGCACCCCCTGCGCAGCGGCCTGCTTAACTCCACGTCAGATTCGGACCTCGTGCGCTACCGCACCATTAGCAAGATCCCCCAAATCACCCTCAACTTTGTGGACCTCAAGGGCGACCCCTTCCTGGCTTCGCCCACCAGTGACCGGGAGATCATAGCACCCAAGATAAAGGAGCGGACACACAACGTCACCGAGAAGGTCACCCAG GTCCTGTCCCTGGGCGCGGACGTGCTGCCTGAGTACAAGCTGCAGGCGCCGCGCATCCACCGCTGGACGATCCTGCACTACAGCCCCTTCAAGGCCGTGTGGGACTGGCTCATCCTGCTGCTGGTCATCTACACGGCCGTCTTCACGCCCTACTCGGCCGCCTTCCTGCTGAAGGAGACGGAGGAGGGCCCCGCGGCCCCCGGCTGCGGCTACGCCTGCCAGCCGCTGGCTGTGGTGGACCTCATCGTGGACATCATGTTCATTGTGGACATCCTCATCAACTTCCGCACCACCTACGTCAACGCCAACGAGGAGGTGGTCAGCCACCCTGGCCGCATCGCCGTCCACTACTTCAAGGGCTGGTTCCTCATTGACATGGTGGCCGCCATCCCCTTCGACCTGCTCATCTTTGGCTCCGGCTCCGAGGAG ctgatTGGGCTGCTGAAGACGGCGCGGCTGCTGCGGCTGGTGCGCGTGGCGCGGAAGCTGGACCGCTACTCGGAGTACGGGGCGGCGGTGCTCTTCCTGCTCATGTGCACCTTCGCGCTCATCGCGCACTGGCTGGCCTGCATCTGGTACGCCATCGGCAACATGGAGCAGCCGCACATGAACTCGCGCATCGGCTGGCTGCACAACCTGGGCGACCAGATCGGCAAGCCGTACAACAGCAGCGGCCTGGGCGGCCCCTCTATCAAGGACAAGTACGTCACGGCCCTCTACTTCACCTTCAGCAGCCTGACCAGCGTGGGCTTCGGCAACGTCTCCCCCAACACCAACTCGGAGAAGATCTTCTCCATCTGCGTCATGCTCATTGGCT ccctcatGTACGCCAGCATCTTTGGCAACGTGTCGGCCATCATCCAGCGGCTGTACTCGGGCACGGCCCGCTACCACACGCAGATGCTCCGCGTGCGTGAGTTCATCCGCTTCCACCAGATCCCCAACCCGCTGCGCCAGCGCCTCGAGGAGTACTTCCAGCACGCCTGGTCCTACACCAACGGCATCGACATGAACGCG gTGCTGAAGGGCTTCCCCGAGTGCCTGCAGGCCGACATCTGCCTGCACCTGAACCGCTCGCTGCTGCAGCACTGCAAGCCCTTCCGAGGGGCCACCAAGGGCTGCCTGCGGGCTCTGGCCATGAAGTTCAAGACCACGCACGCGCCGCCCGGGGACACGCTGGTGCACGCGGGGGACCTGCTCACTGCCCTCTATTTCATCTCCCGGGGCTCCATCGAGATCCTGCGGGGCGACATCGTCGTGGCCATCCTGG GGAAAAATGACATTTTCGGAGAGCCTCTGAACCTTTACGCGCGGCCTGGCAAGTCCAACGGGGACGTGCGGGCCCTCACCTACTGCGACTTGCACAAGATCCATCGCGACGACCTGCTGGAGGTGCTGGACATGTACCCTGAGTTCTCCGACCACTTCTGGTCCAGCCTGGAGATCACGTTCAACCTGCGAGAC ACCAACATGATCCCCGGCTCTCCCGGCAGCGCGGAGCTGGAGGGTGGCTTCAGCCGGCAACGCAGGCGCAAGCTGTCCTTCCGCAGGCGCACCGACAAGG ACCCGGAACAGCCAGGGGAGGTGTCGGCCTTGGGGTCTGGCc cgggggcagggcccagtGGCCAGGGCCGGCCAGGGGGGCCGTGGGGGGAGACCCCGTCCAGTGGCCCCTCCAGCCCAGACAGCAGTGACGATGAGGGCCCAGGCCGCGGCTCCAGCCCCCTCCGCCTGGTGcccttctccagccccaggccccccggAGAGCCGCCCGGTGGGGAGCCCCTGACGGAGGACTGTGAGAAGAGCAGTGACACTTGTAACCCACTGTCAG GTGCCTTCTCGGGGGTGTCCAACATCTTCAGCTTCTGGGGGGACAGCCGGGGCCGCCAGTACCAGGAGCTGCCTCgatgccccgcccccaccccaagcctccTCAACATCCCTCTTTCCAGCCCCGGCCGGCGGTCCCGGGGCGACGTGGAGAGCAGGCTGGACGCCCTCCAGAGGCAGCTCAACAG GCTGGAGACCCGGCTCAGTGCAGACATGGCCACCATCCTGCAGCTGCTACAGAGGCAGATGACGCTGGTCCCGCCTGCCTACAGTGCTGTGACCACCCCGGGGCCCGGCCCCACCTCGACCTGTCCTCTGCTGCCCGTCAGCCCCATCC CTCTCACCCTGGACTCGCTTTCTCAG GTTTCCCAGTTCATGGTGTGTGAAGAGCTCCCCCCGGGGGCCCCGGAGCCCCCCCAAGATGGCCCTCCTCGACGCCTCTCCCTGCCGGGCCAGCTGGGcaccctcacctcccagcccctgcacagACATGGCTCAGACCCAGGCAGTTAG